CGAGAGCGGCGGGGCTTCAGGGTCTTTGGGTTGTTCGGTTCAGAGGGACGCGAGGACCCGCACAAGGCCATCTTCAGCGAATGTGCCCGTGATCTCCGACGCCACGGCCCGAAGCTCTTTGGGAGCATGACCCATAGCCACCCCGCGCCCGAACTGCCCTGCCCATTGCAGGAACTCGATGTCATTGAAGCCGTCGCCGACAGCGAGGACGCGGTCGCGGCCGAAATCGAGCACCGCCCGAACCTTCTCCGCTGCCACCGCCTTGGTGATGCCTTCCGCGGCGATATCAAGCCAGGCCGTCCAGCCGAGCGAGAACGTCACTCCCTTAAGGTCCATCCGTTCGACGCTCACCCTGAACTCGGAGACATCGTGATCAGGGAGGACCGCGATTACTCGGACCGCCCGACCATCGAGCAAGGTCTCGAACGGCACGATGACCTGGTCCTCGGCGGCCCCGGTCGTCGCGGGCGGGAATGGATGCGTATACCGGTAGGTGCCGGCCTCGTCCTCTACGGCGATGTGCGCTTCTGGCAGATGCGCGCGGATCGCCTCCAACACTGCCGCGGTCTGGAAACCCGCCGCGTGGAGTCGGTGATACCCGCTCGTCGCTGCAGTATCCCGCTGCAGGATCACGGCGCCGTTTGAGCAGACGAGGTACTCCGGCCACACTCCGATTCGGTCGAGCACGGGCAGAGTCGTTGCCGCCGACCGACCCGTAGCGATGAGCAGGTGGTGACCCACCCGTTCGATGCGTCGAAGTTGAGTCACCACCGCCGGGCTTGCCTCCTCTGTCTCGCCAATCGTGGTGCCGTCCAGATCGATCGCGACAAGCCAGGCACCCTGAGCGACGCTGCCCGGTTCCTTCATGACATCGCTCGGGCGATCGTCGGGCATGCCCGCACGCGCCACGTCGGGCGGCTCTGCGAATTCATTGCCGCTGCCGTTGCCTCGGATGGCATAGAGAGACTCCTGATCGTTTGGTGATGGACTGCGAACTCAGATAACGCGAGTTTCTGTAGACGGCTGGACCCAGTCTCCATTGACCGCGTCGCGGGGTCATCCAGGTCGAGGAGACGGTTCGAGCTTGCGCAATACCTGCGCCATAGCCGTCTCCCCTTCGACGTAGCTGGCATGAGGCCACACAGAGTCGGTGTAGCCGACGGCAGAGCGCCTCTGACCATTGCATCTCGCCGATCCGTCGCTACTGTCCTGGTTGACGGGTAAAGCATGCCCCGAGCGGGGCTGCGCTGTCGTATGCCAGCGCAGGCTCCGACCTTCCTTCGTCGATGTAAGTCAGTCGGTGATGGTCACCACTGCGCTGGGAGCGTCAAGGAGTGCAACGGTGCGCTCGGCGGCGCGGTCGATCTCCACGCGCGGCTCGGCGGGGATGCCACTCTCGTTGTATGTGCCGGGCCCGTAAAACTGCCCGTAGCTGAGCAGGACACCGCCCTCGGCGAGGACGGTGGCCTCGAGCTGCTTCACTGCGCGGGCGTCGGGCCCGTCGGGCAGCTCCCAGGCCACGGTCTGCGCGAGGATCTTCGGTGAACCGCTCGCGCGGGCCGCATCGATGATGTTCTGATTGCCCTCGGTGCGGATCCGGGCGTTCAGGTCACCGAATTCCGCGATCCTGTTCACATCGTCGGGCAGATCGGTGAGCTCATTGAGTATGAAGTCTGGCTTGAATTCGACGACGGCGGCGATGAGCGCGTCACGGTCAAAGACGTCGACGAGGAGCGGCTGGGCGCCGAGCTCCTTGAGCCGATCTGTCTTGTTCGCCGATCGCGTCATGCCTGCCACTGTGTGGCCTGCGGCGACGAGCAGCGGGATCAGACGTTGGCCGATGACTCCGGATGCTCCGGCTAGAAAAATTCTGGACATCGTGTTCTCCGTTTCTATGTTGGTAGAGCTGATAGCCGCTCAGGCGCGGCGTGTGAGTCGTGCTTGAGCGACGAGGCTCAACAGAGCCAAGAGGATCGTGAGGGCGGTATAACAGACCACGGCGGGGATCTCTCCGAGTGGTTCGACGAGCTGCCCTTCGCTCACGATGGGGAGACCGAATGCGAGGTAGGACACCACGTAGATCGATGCGACGATCCCGGCGCGTTGATGCGATGTGACCAGGGGGATGAGCAACTGAAGGGCGGCGGTGAAGGACGCACCGAAACCGATGCCGGCGACGGCCTGTCCGAGGATCATGATCGTCAGGCTCCCCGCGAAGACCCCGCCGATGATCCCCGCGGCGCCGACGATAGACGCGTAGATGCCGATGAGCATCGCCCGGCGCGAGGGCACTTTGGCGAAGACGAGCCCGATCCCGGCCGCCATCGCCGGCGCCACGAATCCAGCGAACCCGCCCAGGAATGGGCTGTCGAGATAGAAGATACTGCGCACCATGTTCGGCGCTAGGCCCCCTGAGAGACCGGCCAGCATCCAGACTGCCGCAACCACTGGGGCCGCTGCGTAGAACTCTTTGCGAGCTGACGACGGGATCGAGACCCGCGGGGTTAATGATCGACGCCATCCTGGGCTGCAGGTCACCGTTTCAGGCGAAGCGATCACGGTAACGCCCCCGAGGATCGTCAGCACGATCAGCACGACGAACACGATGGTGTTCGCTGCCGGGGTCAGCTGTATCGCAAGCCCCGCCAGGAGTGACCCCAAAGCGAGTCCTCCCGTGAGACCGATGCTGCCAAGCACGGTGCCAATTCTCTTCCTGCCCGCGGGGGCGAACTCGACCAGCGTCGCCGTGAACGCGGAAGTGGCGGCGCCGCCGGCAATTCCCTGGACGATTCGCCCAGCGATGACCCAGGTGACGTCCGTACCCACCAGGAACAGGACACTCGAGGCGAGTTGCACGATCAGGGCACCGATCAGCACAGGGCGCCGCCCGATGTAATCCGAGAGGGATCCGAGGATAAGTGCAGCGGCAAGAAACCCGATCGCGTAAACCGCGAATGCCACGTTGATCATCTCGGGTGGGAAGCCCCACTGCTGCTTGTACGCCACAAGAAGAGGCGTCAGCGCACCAGCAGCAAGATACATGCTGGCGAACGCGACGGCGGCGCCCGTCATCGCAAGGCCGCCAGGCAAAGCGCGAGGCCTCGGTACGACGCCAGATGGGGCCGCGGTTTGAGTAGAAAGCACGAAAGCTCCTTGTAAGGAGAGGAATGCGGCCGATGTGGATTTCCGACCGCTGTAATTCCACGCTAGTGAGAAACGGTCTACATGTTTAGTCCACTTTTGGGTCAATTGGGCAGACCAATTTGCCTGACGCGGATCAGAACGACAAAATCGCGGCACCCGCCTCAGACCATTGGTCGGGAACCATGGCGGATGCAACCGCGAACCCAAGGTCGAGTGCGTTCGGTTCACCGTCGTCTAGGTCCCCGCGTGCTCTGCGGTAGCACGCTCGAGTGCCTCCGCCCGACCAGGGACGGCGCCCTTCCGGTGCTGTCCTCTGCCTGCGCTACGTTTCCAGGCAACAGGTGAGAAGTCGACGGCCGCATACCGCTCGAGGTGTCCTTTTGCAGATCGCTTTTTGTCCGTCTGGCAAGAGAGCTGATCCGCTGGACTACGGCAGAATGCTGCGGAGCGTCCTCAACGCTCCGGGCCAGGCGCTGTCGGATACAGCCGAGAAGTTGACGACCAACGCATCGCTCCACGGCTGATGTACATCGACCGACGGGTGACGGAACTCCCCGAGGCCACCGACGATCAACCCTTGTCGTGCGGCCGCTTGGAGGACCCGTGCCTCCGTACCCTTGGGAAGGGTCAGGACGGCCTGCAACCCTGCCGCCATGCCTGCGACCCGAACATTGGAGGCGCTCTCTTCGATGGCCTCGATGAGTTCATCGCGGCGGCGACGATAGTTTTGCCGTCTGCCCCGAACATGTCGGTCGAAGGCGCCGGACTTCATAAACTCGGTAAAGATCAGCTGGTCCAGCACGCTCACCGTATCGACCCGCCCTTTGGCCTCCGTGACCGCACTGAGGAGGTACTCAGGTACGACCATCCACGCTAGTCTCAGCGCCGGCGCGATGGATTTGCTAGCGGTTCCGAAGTAGACGACGTGATCGGGATCCAGGCCCTGCAGCGCACCGACGGGTTTGCGGTCATAGCGGAACTCCCCGTCGTAGTCATCTTCGAGGATCATTCCGCCGCTGCGGCGCGCCCAGTCCAGAACCGCGCTCCGGCGGTCGGTGGACAATGCGAAACCCGTCGGGAACTGATGCGCCGGCGTCAGCAGTACCGCATTCACTCCCGCCAGGTAGGTGAGGTCCTGTACCCGTGCACCGTTCTCATCGACTCGCAGTGGCGGGATGTTCATTTCTTCGTCTCTGAGCACCGCTCGATAGATGTCGAGGCCGTAGCCTTCGACGGCCACGGTGTCAATCGCATGCGCCTTGAGCGCCCGCGCGATCACGGACAGACCGTGGTGGAAGCCTGAGGTGATGACGATCTGTCCGGGGTCGGCATACACTCCGCGAACTCGGGACAGATAGTCGGAGAGAGTCTTGCGTAGCTCCCACCATCCGAGAGGATCGCCGTATCCGAAGGCAGTGTGCGGCGCCGCTGCGAATGCGCGTCGGGCTGCCGCTAGCCATGGTGCGCGGGGGAACTCCGCATAGTCCGCCACTCCCGGGCCGAGCCCGTGTGCGGATGGGCGTCGTGACCCGGTCCGACCATTCTGCGCGGGGTTACGAAGCGGTTTCGCTCGTTCCGCCACGCGTGTTCCTGATCCGTGCCGCGCGGTCAGCCAACCTTCTTCGATCAACGCGGTGTAGCACTCCGTGACCGTGCTCCGCGCGATGCCAAGGTCATCGGCCAATGCTCTGGAAGCTGGCAGCCTGGTACCCGGTACGAGCCTCCCTGAGCGAACCGCCGCGCGTAGGGCATCGGTCAGCCCTTCGCGCAATCGGGGGCCGTGAAGCTCGAGATGAAGGTCGACGCCGACCCTGGGAAGGACTTCGGTCCGCACAGTGGTCTGCGGTTTCGTCATGTTTTTGGACCCTACTCGCACTCCTCATAGTTCATCGCGCTCAACACAGGACAATCCAAAACCACCCTGGAGTCCCGGACCTTTCGCTCAGGACGCGTTGAGCGTTTCGCCGCGCTGTCATTGGCTTCCGATGCGCTGCGGGTCTTGATTCGCCGTCGATGCCCCAGCGGCGAAGGGTTTGCGCGCAGCAGGCTGCGCCACATGCACTGGGGCCCCGCAACCACGAATGGTTGCGGGGCCCCGCGGCACCTCTACCGGATGCTCGAAGAGTAGATCCCCATCTAATCTTTGGCCGAGCCTCGCACGGTATCGATGCGGCTCCCCCCCGGAGTCCCAAATCGATGCGTGCTCGCTTATCTAATACCAATCTGCTGGCCAGGGGTAGTAGAACGCAATAACTGATTGGCTGCCCGGCAACTAACCACAAACCACACACCACATGCACCATCCGCTACATCGTGTGCCGTTCCGCCGCCCATCCATGAGCACCGAGAAGATCAACGCCAGCTACCAGACCGGCGTTCTAACCCTCACGATCCCGGTCGCCGAAAAGGCCAAGCCCCGCAAAATCGAGATCAGCAGCAACAGCGACCGGGAGGCCATCAACGCCTAGCCGCGCCAGCACCTGGCGACCAGCAGATCGACGGGCAGGTGAGGATCATGCAGACCACCACCGACCACCGCTACTGGTGCAGGGACGACGCGGACGCGCAGCAGACCCTGGTGCTGCTGCGCGAGGATCGGCAGTGGCTACGCGAGCAGTTCGACTCGATCATCGCCGCCGAATGGCCAGCGCAGCCCCCGGACCCGCCATCGACCCGCGTCGCGGTCGCGCCTACTCCCGGCGCCGACCGGGTCCGTGCCACTACCGCCACCGCTCGCGCGGGACTGCCGCGGGCCCACGCGCCCGGGACCGATGGCTGGGCCCGGCCACGCTCACCACCTGGCCGGGCCTACCGCGACGCCCACCAGGCTCGTCACTATTGCTACCGGTGAGAGAGTCACTATTGCTACCGGTGAGAGAAAGGAAGGTGATCGGCATCGGCATCACGACTACCACGAGGTGACTGCTCGCTCCGCCCGCACGAATGACACCAAAAGGTGACGTCCCCTCGAGTGGTGTAGTTCCAGGCCTTGTCTTCGATGAGGCGAGCCATCGTGCGATGGTCAGTGAGAACGCTCTAAGTACTCACGAGAGGACACAACACACGATGGCTCTTGATCAGTCTGCCCTGCTTGCCCTGTTGGCTCAACTGAAGCTGACCGATGTTTCTGATCGGATCCAGTCAGTAACCGAAACGCTCTATCAGGAACTGATCGATGCTGAGGCCGCGAGCGTGATCGGCGCCGATAAGTATGAACGCACCGCTGATCGCACCACCGTCCGCAACGGCACCCGCGCCAGGACATTGAGCACTACCGCCGGCGACCTGGAACTGAAGATCCCCAAACTACGCCGGGGCAGTTTCTTCCCGTCCCTGCTAGAGCGCCGCCGGCGGGTCGACCAAGCACTGTTCGCGGTCGTGATGGAGGCCTATCTGCATGGCATCTCCACCCGAAAGGTCGATGATCTGGTTAAAGCTCTCGGAGCTGATTCGGGGATTTCGAAGTCTGAAGTGTCCCGGATCTGCGCTGATCTGGACCTGGAGGTCGGCGCGTTCACCGGCCGCGATCTGGGGGCGATGGGGTTCCCTTACGTGTTCCTTGATGCGACGTACTGCAAAGCTCGCGTCAATCACCGGGTCGTGTCCCAGGCGATCGTGGTCGCGGTCGGTATCGCCGCGGACGGTCGCCGTGAGGTCCTGGGGTTTGACGTCGGGGACACCGAGAACGAAGCGTTCTGGACCGAGTTCCTGCGGTCGCTGAAATCCCGCGGTCTCGGCGGGGTCCAGCTGGTGATGTCTGATGCTCACACCGGCCTGAAGAACGCTATTGCCGCGGTGTTGCAGGGCTCGGGCTGGCAACGGTGCCGTGTTCATTTCATGCGCAATGTCTTGTCGGTCGTTTCCAAGGGCACTCAGGAGATGGTCGCGTCGATTATTCGTACGATCTTCGCTCAACCCGATGCCCCGCACGTGCGGTCCCAGTTCGATGAGGTCTCCCGGATGCTTGCGCGGTCGCATCCTAAAGTCGCGGGCATGCTCGATGAGGCGAAGGAAGATCTGCTGGCGTTCACCGGTTTCCCGCACAAACACTGGCGTCAGATCTGGTCAACGAACCCGCTGGAGCGGGTCAACAAGGAGATCAAACGCCGCACCGACGTCGTCGGTGTCTTCCCGAACCCCGCAGCCCTGCTCCGGCTGGCCGGCGCTGTCCTGCTCGAGCAGCACGACGAGTGGGAAGCCGGCGACCGACGCTACTTCTCAACCGCGTCCATGGCCGAACTCGCCGCCATGAACAACCCCGAGAAGGAGGTCGAAGTCATGCCCGAAATCAGCGCGGCATAATCTGAAACCACTGACCCGCACGGTGTCGAGAAACTCCACCACTCAGCGGGACGTCACCCACCAAAAGAAGCGTCTGACGACCACCATGCGACGCACACGCCGGTTGGCGTACCTCCCCACGGGCCGGGGAGCAGCCCTCCTCAACTCCACGCCGAAGACCAACCCCACGCGGGGGACACCCGGTCGCTTACAACAGGATGCAGTACGCCGAGAATCGACGTTACGTAAGGTAGACCTTGGCGAATCGCATCTGATGCACGATCCGGAACCACTACTCTTGCGGTCTGTTCTTGTCAAAATATGGCGATGACGAGCGTCAACATGCAAAACGTACGTTCGACACACGCCTAAAGCATGCCCACCTGCGGGCCGGGGTCAAGGTGTCAGCCGCAAGCCCCAGCGCGCAGCCGCTGAAGTAGCGGCTATTGACGTCCCCTGACGGGCATCCTAGGGCTTCCGCCGGGCTTTCAAGCCGGTGACTTCCTCGAAGCCCTCGGGAGTGCCGCACTTCTTGGTGAGGTATTTGACGTACCCCTTCGTATAGCGATACCAGCCGGTCGGTTCGTCATAGACGCACCAGTCGGGGTTAGTGTGGTCGGGATCGGGCGCTCCCCGACCGGGGCGGGCATTCAATCGCTTATACGCAGCGGTGAAATGATTGGCGTTAAAGCGATACGGCAAGCCCGCCTGGACCTCGTCGGTCGCTGCCTTGCCGGAGAGCATGCCCATGCCGGATATGGGCTGTCGCCGGTCGCGGATGATGACTTGCCCTTTATGGCCCATCCGTTCTACCGCCGCCTTCTCGTCGTCGGTCATGTCGTTGAGATGCGTGAACTGGATTGCTACGGCGTCAGGATCCTTGGGGGCAAGCTCAACGGTGGCTCGGAGCCTAAACTCAAAGCGCGAATCATTGGTTACCTTGTCGCCAAGATCAGTGAAGTAATCAGTGAGGAGCCCATTCAGATCTGTTGGCAGGGTCTTTCGAAACTGACGAAGTGCATGTTCGCCCTGCGAGGTGAACGTTCCGACAAACAGTGGAACGCGTAGGCGCAGAGCCAACGAGCGGTCCGCACCGAATCCCGCGGTTAGCTCGGTCTCGTAATTGATCAGCAGCGCATGGGAGTGGCCGGCCAGGTTGAGCATCAGCGCGGCATCCGCGTGCGCGTGACGATGCTCGAGCCGATTCCGCAACCGAATGAAGAGACGTAGGTTTGCCGCCATGGGGTCTGTGGGATCCGTCCAGCGCTCCTTAGCGCATCGTTCAAGTTCCCATAACTTCGGTTCGCCGTCGACGCGAAGTAGCCGCTTCTTGTAACGGTCATCCCAGTAGCGGTAGTCGACTCCGTCGCGGATGAACTCGGCGTGTAACAGATACAGCCAGGCCAGGTGCATATGGACGACAAACCCCTCAAAGGAGCGGGTCTCAGCCGGATCGTTATAGAGCCGTACAGCCAAACACACTTCCTCGATGCTGGCGTCGAGCGTCGCTTGCCAGCGCGGTGGCCGGGCCATCAGAAAACCGCCACACGCGGCGATGCTACGCAAGTCACGCAGCGATCCTGGGGTTTAGGTACGGCGCGAAGATCACGTTAGACGGCCTTAGGTTCGCTGGACTACTGCCAGCGTCTCGAACCGCGTGGACCTGCGCTCCAGCTCGGCTTCTCCTAGATCAAGCGTCGTGGCGTCCTCGTCGATTCTGTCCAGGACTTCGATAGCCGAGGCGGCGACCGCACGACCCAACAATGGCGGAACCGCGTTGCCGATCTGCTTAAGCATCTGCCACTCGCTCGTGTAAAACACGAAGCCGTCGTGGAACGACTGCAATCGGCCGGCCTCCCGCACGGTGATCCAACGCTCGAACTTTGGGTGAACCCACTCGGACAGATCGCGGTGCATCTGAGCCAGAATTGTGTAAGCGGGACGATCGACCGGCAAGCGGCGCCACTTCTCTGGCCGCAGCCCGTCCCAGACATCTTTGGGCAGGCTGTCGCCTTTGGCTCCAGGCTCAAGGAGGGCGATGAGCGCTTTTCTCCGCGCCCGTATCTCCTTCGTGTGGTGGTTGCTAAGCATGCGCCGCTCAACACCTTGAGCCGCTACCTTGTCAACAGCCGTATATCGCTCACCGTCGCGGTCCAGACGCATCTCATCTAGAAAAGGCGACTTGGCGCTCGAGCGTGGGTAAGTAAGATTCTCGTAATGGATAGCAGTCCGCTCGGGCAAGTCACGGATTGCCGCCCACGCTGTCGGGGCAGGACGTTCCTGTTCCTTGAGGAACTTCGCGATCAGGTCTTCGGCTGTTCCGCCGGCATCCTCGCCATCGCGGATTCCGAAGAAAATTGCGCGACGGCGGACCTGTGGCACCCCGTAATCCGCGGCCGATACGACCGTCACGCCTGAGTTCGTGTATCCAGCGGCAGCAAAGGCTTCGAGAACCTCGCGTTTAAACCTCCCCTTGGCAAGCAACAGCATGTTAGGGACATTCTCCATAAGAAAAACCTTGGGCCGAAGTTGCTTCAGCACGCGGATGTACTGCAAGTACAACTCGTTACGCGGGTCGTCAAGGATGCGAGTTCCGATCTGGCTGTATCCCTGACACGGAGGCCCCCCGAAGAGAAGGTCCACTTCGGCATCCTTTAAGTGCCCGAAACGCTTGGACTCATCGTCGGTCCAGTCGGCGTGCGAATCGTTAAGGAACGCGTGAATGTCGCCTTCGAAGAGTGGCACTTCCGGGAAATTCTCACGGTAGGTGGATGATGCAAAACGATCGATCTCAACGGCCGCCTGCACGTCGAACCCCGCGAGGCGAACACCCTCGCAGAAGCCTCCGCACCCCGAAAATAGTGATACCGCCGTGCGCTTTGCCACACTTTGCTCCTTTGGTTCGCGCTGCTGTGCTGTGACCATAGCCGCGAAGTACGACAGAGTAAGGGACCACCGGCGAATGTGACTAATAGTCTACATATTGTGTTCGCGCGCGAATCTAGTGTCCTAACGATGTGACTTATAGTCCGTGGTCTTATCGTCCACAAATGCCTAGTGTCGCGAGCGTGCCACGGGATGAGATGACGACGCGCTTCGGCCTGATCGTTCGGCGGCATCGGATGAGCACGGGGCTTTCCCAGGAGGGACTTGCGGGAGCGGCCGGACTTGACAGGACCTACATCAGCAGCCTGGAGCGGGGGCGGCGAAACCCCACCCTCATGACGCAGCAGCGTTTGGCTGACGCCCTGGGATGCACACTCTCATCCCTTATCCACGAGGCGGAGGAGTTGTAGTGCCTTTCAGATTCAGCCAGGTTGCCACCAACGCGCTGTCCCCCGAGGACCGGTGCATCCAGGACCTCCGGGATGCGCCAATTCGAAACCGGAAGACCCAGTTCCGCCTCCTCCAACAGAACATGCTGGCCTATACATTCGGCGCCGCCCTTCCCGGATGGGGGTCGTCCGGACTCAACGCGATGCCCTTCCAGGAGGTCGTACGTCAGCCAATTGCCAACGCTCGAGCAGAGGGCGACTACCTCTATGGCTCCGACTTCACGCTCGACAGCAACGCCATTGCGAAGGTCACTGGAGACATTTACGAGACCCTCACGAGCGCTATCCTCTGGGATGCGGCGGCCTATTGGAACTCGTTCATGGCCACGGGCAACTGGCCAACGCCTCGACGCTATGCACGACCCTCAGTCGGGAGGTCGGAACGCCGACAGGTCGGCATCGTCAACCTGCCGCGCCGTTACGATTGGGTCCGGCTACTCGAACCGAACGCAAAGGCGCGGATCGCAGTACTGCGTGACAAACTTGCAGAGAACAACCTATCTATGCCGACCTCAACTCCGGACATTGCCGTAGTGGTGTTGCCCGATGAAGTGCGCAAGGACGATATCTGGCGTACTCCTTTTCTGAATCTCGACCGCGGCTCCCAAGGAACGCTCTCGACTGCCCATACGCGGCTCGCGGACTCGGTCGAACCCGGAGAGATCATCCTCGCGATGGCGCTGAAAAGTAGCCTGCGCTCAGACCGCCTGTACCAGCCGCTGTACGAGGCCAACGTGATGCAGTTACTCCTCGAAAGGCACCTCGGAGCGCCACGAGTTGAATTTGAGGTACACGCCTTAACCGCGGAGGGAACAGGCGCTACTGCGATATACACAGCCGCGTCACTTCACTCCGCTGGAGAGCCTACGGCGCACCGTGCCGTCCGGGAGCTCTACGAGCCCGCTAACGCGACGCAAATAGTGCAGCGGTTCTTCGCCTTCCTGAATCAACGCATGGCAACAGTGAGCGCTTGAGAGTCAACCCTGCCTTCCCCAGCCCGCTCGAGCCAGCGCTTGGATGACCTTCTGAGCACACGCCCCCACCGATGCTTTGACCTCCTGGTCCCAGACCCTCACAACGACCCACCCTTCCGCTGCGAGAGCAATGTTGGCCGCGCGGTCGCGCCGCCTGGTTTTATCAATTTTCACGCGCCAATACTCTGTAGAACGATCAGGGTGAAAGTGGTCAGGATGTCCATGCCAGAACACTCCATCGACGAATACTGCGACTCTCCATCTGGTGAAGGCGATATCTGGCCGACCCGGTAGCGAACGCAGATGAAGCCGGTAGCCCGTCGCGCCTGCGGCACGCAGGGCCGACCGCAGCGCAAGCTCTGGCTTCGTATCCTTGGACCTGATCGCCGCCATCACTCGAGAGCGTCCGTCTGGGGTGAGATGATCAGCCATCAGCCCATTGTTGCCGCCATCTGTCGGGTGTGGCTGGCATGCTTGGTTACATGCGGTTCACTCTCGACGCCCTACCCGATCGGTCCTGGCAAGCTCTCGCGTT
This genomic interval from Antricoccus suffuscus contains the following:
- a CDS encoding very short patch repair endonuclease; protein product: MADHLTPDGRSRVMAAIRSKDTKPELALRSALRAAGATGYRLHLRSLPGRPDIAFTRWRVAVFVDGVFWHGHPDHFHPDRSTEYWRVKIDKTRRRDRAANIALAAEGWVVVRVWDQEVKASVGACAQKVIQALARAGWGRQG